A window of Streptomyces sp. SAI-127 contains these coding sequences:
- a CDS encoding cellulosome protein, translating into MDAVAAEGPAPEKLTIDLGTETGPFHGGASGTLYGLYGDGVPSRVVVEGMYPRTVTTKAQDGTQHPGGDALEILPAFVAAGGKDVYVYLPDFYRGFPYEWPGATGEERLAGHLDVIRRQVEHVLTVGELKDHVVYVPFNEPEGNMFGEGEWSYDQVSWRTEPDHYFAAWEAAYRLIKDLDPDARVAGPNTCILYPEVRDFLEFAKSHDVLPDIVTWHELSSPAEVRTNIAKYRELERELGIGPLPVNINEYAHNYHVSVPGQMIQWIAAIEESKVDADIAYWNIAGNLNDSAVEANKANGQWWLYNAYGQLTGNTVRVLAPHPNVQYTLQGVATLDRDKRQARALFGGADGAADVVFEGVDAEVFGAVVQARLVEIPWTGQVGAAEQPLRLRDEELPVVDGRVTLGLTGLDAMSAYHVILSPGGNGAVALPPAVRWRRTYEAEDAGYTGGGYSKNGPEGSPTAVDRFATSGGYHVGGLRTGSDGVLAFDVEVPQDGTYDLQVFAGSHNLADLVREQGPTNVFVRVDGESPRELRLPLGYKRAVWGHTDTRVELTAGRHRITLAAQDPDLGVTKGDAVVDKLDLVLRYEDETALYEAEFADLGGGARVSHAHRGASGPGVAVLPRGGTVTFWTYAADDGEASVTVDLLGPGEGVWSVNGEEIGRVERGAVPLFLAGGVNKVTVTGTSDRLIVDRLRIAPSRGLLPTTAYAAEEGLLTGTARVTGYPYAVGGKAVDGIGAGPANALTLTVTADRAGRHALTIRYSNGEQPPSTHYNPDPVCRHADICVNGAPAHRVLFPTTFHFNNFWNLSVPLTLRPGLNTITFTADELPDFAGDTRNAFGQRSAHAPVIDRVTVTPLAFTEADVRPL; encoded by the coding sequence ATGGATGCCGTGGCAGCCGAAGGCCCCGCCCCCGAGAAACTCACCATCGATCTCGGGACCGAGACCGGACCCTTCCACGGAGGAGCGAGCGGCACGCTCTACGGGCTCTACGGCGACGGCGTGCCCAGCCGCGTCGTGGTCGAGGGCATGTACCCGCGCACGGTGACGACCAAGGCCCAGGACGGCACCCAGCATCCGGGCGGCGACGCCCTGGAGATCCTGCCGGCCTTCGTCGCGGCGGGCGGCAAGGACGTCTACGTCTATCTGCCCGACTTCTACCGGGGGTTTCCGTACGAGTGGCCGGGCGCCACCGGCGAGGAGCGGCTCGCCGGACATCTGGACGTGATCCGCCGTCAGGTAGAACACGTCCTGACCGTGGGGGAGTTGAAGGACCACGTCGTGTACGTGCCGTTCAACGAACCCGAGGGCAACATGTTCGGCGAGGGGGAGTGGAGCTACGACCAGGTCTCCTGGCGGACCGAGCCGGACCACTACTTCGCCGCCTGGGAAGCCGCGTACCGCCTCATCAAGGACCTCGACCCGGACGCGCGGGTGGCCGGACCCAACACCTGCATTCTGTACCCCGAGGTCAGGGACTTCCTGGAGTTCGCGAAGTCGCACGACGTGCTGCCCGACATCGTCACCTGGCACGAGCTGTCCTCGCCCGCCGAGGTCCGCACCAACATCGCCAAGTACCGCGAACTGGAACGAGAGTTGGGCATCGGCCCGCTGCCCGTCAACATCAACGAGTACGCGCACAACTACCACGTCTCCGTCCCCGGACAGATGATCCAGTGGATCGCCGCGATCGAGGAGTCGAAGGTCGACGCCGACATCGCCTACTGGAACATCGCCGGCAACCTCAACGACTCGGCGGTCGAGGCGAACAAGGCCAACGGCCAGTGGTGGCTCTACAACGCCTACGGGCAGCTGACCGGCAACACCGTCCGGGTGCTCGCCCCGCACCCCAACGTGCAGTACACCCTCCAGGGCGTCGCCACCCTCGACCGGGACAAGCGGCAGGCGCGGGCGCTGTTCGGGGGAGCGGACGGCGCGGCGGACGTCGTCTTCGAGGGCGTGGACGCGGAGGTGTTCGGCGCCGTGGTCCAGGCCCGTCTCGTGGAGATTCCCTGGACGGGGCAAGTGGGTGCGGCAGAACAGCCGTTGCGGCTGCGGGACGAGGAACTGCCGGTCGTGGACGGGAGAGTGACGCTCGGTCTGACCGGCCTCGACGCGATGTCCGCCTACCACGTGATCCTGTCGCCGGGCGGCAACGGGGCCGTGGCCCTGCCGCCCGCGGTGCGTTGGAGGCGGACGTACGAGGCCGAGGACGCCGGCTACACGGGAGGCGGTTACTCCAAGAACGGACCGGAGGGGTCCCCGACCGCCGTCGACCGGTTCGCGACGTCCGGTGGCTACCACGTGGGCGGTCTGCGCACCGGCTCCGACGGTGTGCTCGCCTTCGACGTCGAGGTGCCGCAGGACGGGACGTACGACCTCCAGGTGTTCGCGGGCTCGCACAATCTCGCCGACCTGGTGCGCGAGCAGGGCCCCACCAACGTCTTCGTGCGCGTCGACGGCGAGAGTCCTCGCGAACTGCGGTTGCCGCTCGGCTACAAGCGGGCGGTGTGGGGACACACCGACACCCGGGTGGAGCTGACCGCCGGCCGGCACCGGATCACCCTCGCCGCCCAGGACCCCGACCTCGGAGTCACCAAGGGCGACGCGGTCGTCGACAAGCTGGACCTCGTGCTGCGGTACGAGGACGAAACGGCCCTGTACGAGGCCGAGTTCGCGGACCTCGGCGGCGGGGCCCGGGTCAGCCACGCCCACCGCGGCGCCTCGGGGCCCGGAGTCGCCGTGCTCCCGCGAGGCGGCACCGTCACCTTCTGGACGTACGCGGCCGACGACGGCGAGGCCTCCGTGACCGTCGACCTGCTAGGGCCCGGAGAGGGCGTGTGGAGCGTCAACGGCGAGGAGATCGGACGCGTCGAGCGCGGCGCCGTACCGCTCTTCCTGGCCGGGGGCGTCAACAAGGTGACGGTCACCGGGACGTCGGACCGGCTGATCGTCGACCGGCTGCGGATCGCCCCTTCCCGCGGCCTGCTGCCCACCACCGCGTACGCCGCCGAGGAAGGCCTCCTGACCGGCACGGCGAGGGTGACCGGATACCCGTACGCCGTCGGTGGCAAGGCAGTTGACGGCATCGGTGCCGGGCCCGCGAACGCACTCACCCTGACGGTCACGGCGGACCGCGCCGGACGCCACGCGCTGACGATCCGCTACTCCAACGGCGAGCAGCCCCCCTCCACCCACTACAACCCGGACCCGGTCTGCCGCCACGCCGACATCTGCGTCAACGGCGCCCCCGCGCACCGCGTCCTGTTCCCCACCACCTTCCACTTCAACAACTTCTGGAACCTCTCCGTGCCCCTCACCCTGCGCCCGGGCCTCAACACGATCACGTTCACCGCCGACGAACTCCCCGACTTCGCCGGCGACACCAGGAACGCATTCGGCCAGCGCTCCGCCCACGCCCCCGTCATCGACCGGGTCACCGTGACACCGCTCGCCTTCACGGAGGCCGACGTGCGTCCCCTCTAG
- a CDS encoding aldo/keto reductase, with product MRYTLFGKTGLRVSELSLGAMVMGEDPAYGSDKETSARLLDAYADAGGNFVDTADIYSGGTSERILGELLDGRREEFVLASKYTCATRAGDVNSAGNHRKNLVQSVEASLGRLRTDRLDILWVHARDNFTPVEEVMRALDDLVRTGKVLYVGVSDWPAWETAQANTLAELRGWTAFAGSQLRYNLLERTPERELLPQARAFGQAVLAWSPLAGGKLTGKYRRGEAGRLDAWGDKPNPREEEVVTAAMEIAEQGGWSPAQVALAWLLGRPGNVVPIVAATRESQLADNLGSLDVRLDADAIARLDEVSAVPLGFPHDFLRSPEIIKNIYGDSWQAIDDRRSGYRRTATDVV from the coding sequence GTGCGGTACACACTGTTCGGCAAGACCGGTCTGCGCGTGAGCGAGCTGAGCCTCGGCGCGATGGTCATGGGTGAGGATCCCGCCTACGGCTCCGACAAGGAGACCAGCGCCAGGCTTCTCGACGCCTACGCCGACGCGGGCGGCAACTTCGTCGACACGGCGGACATCTACTCGGGCGGCACCTCGGAGCGCATCCTCGGCGAGCTGCTCGACGGGCGGCGCGAGGAGTTCGTGCTGGCCAGCAAGTACACCTGCGCGACGCGGGCCGGGGACGTCAACTCGGCCGGCAACCATCGCAAGAACCTCGTGCAGTCGGTGGAGGCGAGTCTCGGGCGGCTGCGCACCGACCGGCTGGACATCCTGTGGGTGCATGCGCGGGACAACTTCACCCCGGTCGAGGAGGTCATGCGGGCACTCGACGACCTCGTACGTACGGGCAAGGTGCTCTACGTCGGTGTGTCGGACTGGCCCGCCTGGGAGACGGCGCAGGCCAACACCCTCGCGGAGTTGCGGGGTTGGACCGCGTTCGCGGGTTCGCAGTTGCGCTACAACCTGCTGGAGCGCACCCCGGAGCGTGAACTGCTCCCGCAGGCAAGGGCGTTCGGCCAGGCGGTGCTGGCCTGGTCGCCGCTGGCGGGCGGGAAGCTCACCGGCAAGTACCGGCGGGGTGAGGCGGGACGTCTCGACGCCTGGGGCGACAAGCCGAACCCGCGGGAGGAGGAGGTCGTCACGGCCGCCATGGAGATCGCCGAGCAGGGCGGCTGGAGCCCGGCCCAGGTGGCACTGGCCTGGCTGCTGGGCCGCCCGGGCAATGTGGTCCCCATCGTCGCGGCCACCCGGGAGAGCCAGCTCGCCGACAACCTCGGCAGCCTCGACGTCCGCCTCGACGCCGACGCCATCGCGCGTCTGGACGAGGTGAGTGCGGTGCCGCTCGGCTTTCCGCACGACTTCCTACGGTCGCCGGAGATCATCAAGAACATCTACGGCGACAGCTGGCAGGCCATCGACGACCGCCGCTCCGGATACCGGCGTACCGCGACCGACGTGGTCTAG
- a CDS encoding diacylglycerol kinase family protein encodes MSVDVNAPAWHGQRWAARTALAAAALAVLLPLGYGGLRGVLLLAAGLAGGAVTAAAVWWTLTRRGPARWLAAVLAAVTPTVVVVLFVVTLGWVLVLSPVLWAVAVWSGRYALRSTGKRPRRMKEHRARSVRRPFLLMNPRSGGGKVERFGLREKAERLGARVVLLDPEEHQDVTALARAAVAEGADLLGVAGGDGTQALVAAVAAEHDLPFLVVCAGTRNHFAMDLGLDRADPAACLDALTDGVELRVDLGFAADHPFVNNASFGAYAAVVQSPAYRDDKIGTTLELLPDLLTRRHGARLTARIDATTLDGPQAVLVSNNAYRTDDPVGLGRRERLDSGLLGILGVKVDSAAEAAALLLDPDPEGLAVLSAREVVVDADRPEIEVGVDGEALVLPTPVHCRIVPGALRVHVPRKRPGVPEAQPRLNWRQLRKLAATAGRA; translated from the coding sequence ATGAGCGTGGACGTGAACGCCCCGGCCTGGCACGGGCAGCGATGGGCGGCCAGGACCGCCCTGGCGGCGGCCGCCCTCGCGGTGCTGCTCCCGCTCGGGTACGGCGGTCTCCGCGGCGTGCTGCTGCTGGCGGCCGGGCTCGCGGGCGGGGCCGTCACCGCGGCGGCGGTGTGGTGGACGCTGACCCGGCGCGGCCCGGCGCGCTGGCTGGCGGCGGTGCTCGCGGCCGTCACCCCCACCGTGGTCGTCGTTCTCTTCGTGGTCACCCTGGGCTGGGTTCTCGTGCTGTCGCCGGTGCTGTGGGCCGTGGCCGTGTGGAGCGGTCGGTACGCGCTGCGCAGCACCGGCAAACGGCCCAGGCGTATGAAGGAGCACCGGGCGCGGTCCGTGCGGCGGCCCTTCCTGCTCATGAACCCCCGCTCCGGAGGCGGGAAGGTGGAGCGGTTCGGTCTGCGGGAGAAGGCCGAACGGCTGGGCGCGCGGGTCGTGCTGCTCGACCCGGAGGAGCATCAGGACGTGACCGCGCTGGCGCGGGCGGCCGTGGCGGAGGGCGCGGACCTGCTGGGCGTCGCGGGCGGTGACGGCACCCAGGCGCTGGTCGCCGCCGTCGCCGCGGAACACGACCTGCCGTTCCTCGTCGTCTGCGCCGGTACACGCAACCACTTCGCGATGGACCTCGGCCTCGACCGTGCCGACCCCGCTGCCTGTCTCGACGCGCTCACCGACGGCGTCGAACTCCGGGTGGATCTCGGCTTCGCCGCGGACCATCCCTTCGTCAACAACGCCTCCTTCGGCGCGTACGCGGCGGTCGTCCAGAGCCCCGCCTACCGCGACGACAAGATCGGCACCACCCTGGAGCTCCTGCCCGACCTGCTCACCCGCCGGCACGGCGCCCGTCTGACCGCGCGGATCGACGCCACGACACTCGACGGCCCGCAAGCCGTGCTGGTGAGCAACAACGCCTACCGCACCGACGATCCGGTGGGCCTCGGCCGCCGCGAGCGGCTCGACTCGGGGCTGCTCGGCATCCTCGGCGTCAAGGTGGACAGTGCGGCCGAGGCCGCGGCGCTGCTGCTCGACCCCGATCCGGAGGGTCTCGCCGTCCTGTCCGCGCGGGAGGTGGTCGTCGACGCCGACCGGCCGGAGATCGAGGTCGGCGTCGACGGCGAGGCCCTGGTCCTGCCCACCCCGGTCCACTGCCGTATCGTCCCCGGGGCGCTCCGCGTCCACGTCCCGAGGAAACGGCCGGGTGTACCGGAGGCGCAACCACGCCTGAACTGGCGCCAGTTGCGCAAACTGGCGGCGACGGCCGGGCGGGCGTGA
- a CDS encoding VOC family protein produces MVHVLSGRVLLRPTDPERSRVFYGDQLGLAVYREFGTGPERGTVYFLGGGFLELSGRSEAPRAADVRLWLQVADVTAAHEELLAKGVEIVRPPVKEPWGLVEMWVADPDGTPIVLVEVPPDHPMRYRPGI; encoded by the coding sequence ATGGTCCACGTACTGAGCGGCCGCGTCCTGCTGCGGCCCACGGATCCGGAGCGTTCCCGAGTCTTCTACGGCGATCAGCTGGGCCTCGCCGTGTACCGCGAGTTCGGCACGGGCCCGGAGCGGGGCACCGTCTACTTCCTCGGCGGTGGATTCCTTGAGCTGTCGGGACGGTCCGAGGCTCCACGGGCCGCGGACGTCCGGCTGTGGCTCCAGGTCGCGGACGTGACCGCGGCGCACGAGGAACTGCTGGCCAAGGGTGTCGAGATCGTACGGCCCCCGGTGAAGGAGCCGTGGGGGCTGGTCGAGATGTGGGTGGCCGACCCGGACGGCACCCCGATCGTGCTGGTGGAGGTGCCGCCGGACCATCCGATGCGGTACCGGCCCGGAATCTGA
- a CDS encoding GNAT family N-acetyltransferase has product METTAGLTFRDATDADVDTLVALVESAYRGDDSRAGWTTEADILEGQRTDPEGVLAVIKSPDSRLLTVERDGRVVACCQLEHRSTHAYFGMFAVSPALQGGGLGKVIIAEAERIARETWGVTEMHMTVISVRNDLVAWYERRGYRRTGEMTPFPYGDERFGVPQRDDLQFELLVKPLV; this is encoded by the coding sequence ATGGAGACCACCGCCGGCCTCACCTTCCGTGACGCCACCGACGCCGATGTGGACACGCTCGTCGCGCTGGTCGAGTCGGCGTACCGCGGAGACGACAGCCGGGCCGGGTGGACCACCGAGGCGGACATCCTGGAGGGGCAGCGGACGGATCCGGAGGGTGTGCTCGCGGTCATCAAGTCGCCCGACAGCCGGCTGCTCACCGTGGAGCGGGACGGCCGGGTCGTCGCCTGCTGCCAGCTCGAACACCGGAGCACGCACGCGTACTTCGGGATGTTCGCGGTCAGTCCGGCACTCCAGGGCGGCGGCCTCGGCAAGGTGATCATCGCGGAGGCGGAGCGGATCGCCCGGGAGACCTGGGGCGTCACCGAGATGCACATGACCGTGATCTCGGTGCGCAACGACCTCGTCGCCTGGTACGAGCGGCGCGGCTACCGCCGTACGGGAGAGATGACGCCCTTCCCGTACGGCGACGAGCGCTTCGGCGTTCCGCAGCGCGACGACCTGCAGTTCGAGCTGCTGGTCAAGCCGCTGGTGTGA
- a CDS encoding glycerophosphodiester phosphodiesterase family protein: MNFLTIGHRGVMGTEPENTLRSFVAAQQAGLDLIELDLHLSKDGALVVMHDTDVDRTTDGTGPIAEKTLTELRALDAGRGERVPVFEEVLDAVRSPLQAEIKDIAAARALAEVMLRRNLVSRVEVSSFHDEAIAEIGRLVPGVRTALIGSRFGPDIVERAVEAGAGTVCLNIRRLTLEVVEAARKADLKIIGWVVNTQDHLKLVRALELDGATTDYPEIKRTGRFTA, translated from the coding sequence TTGAACTTCCTTACCATCGGTCATCGCGGAGTCATGGGTACCGAACCCGAGAACACCCTCCGTTCCTTCGTGGCCGCCCAGCAGGCCGGTCTCGACCTCATCGAACTCGATCTGCACCTGAGCAAGGACGGCGCCCTCGTCGTCATGCACGACACCGACGTGGACCGCACGACCGACGGAACCGGCCCGATCGCCGAGAAGACCCTCACCGAACTGCGCGCCCTGGACGCGGGCCGCGGAGAACGCGTCCCGGTGTTCGAGGAGGTCCTGGACGCCGTACGGTCGCCGCTCCAGGCCGAGATCAAGGACATCGCGGCGGCCCGGGCGCTGGCCGAGGTCATGCTCCGGCGGAATCTGGTCTCCCGGGTCGAGGTGTCCTCGTTCCACGACGAGGCGATCGCCGAGATCGGCCGCCTCGTGCCCGGCGTACGGACCGCGCTCATCGGCAGCCGGTTCGGCCCCGACATCGTGGAGCGTGCCGTCGAGGCCGGGGCGGGAACGGTCTGCCTGAACATCCGCCGGCTGACCCTGGAGGTCGTCGAGGCGGCCCGCAAGGCGGATCTGAAGATCATCGGCTGGGTGGTGAACACCCAGGACCATCTGAAGCTGGTGCGGGCCCTGGAACTGGACGGCGCGACGACCGACTACCCGGAGATCAAACGCACCGGCCGCTTCACCGCGTGA
- a CDS encoding DUF6421 family protein yields MTEILVQATSGDHVPPVTRVVEHPAWPVLKDAVERIRPWQSKDGSIDFEAESAPARGDAEAAVRRVVEAVRELSPSLPHDADYHAALVKDLRRWSEGGFEVPDFLDSLLAFQPAANRADGLQHLVVFPMYTQNGNPDRNLEAVVLRMVWPEWLAELERTRYDNPLFCGIKFEDFTAGYDTNSAVLFPETIAVREAPERFSWGGIFCDREAARFRRVTDAAVDILGLELPEDIAAMVHDQKRCEEAFVLWDMVHDRTHSHGDLPFDPFMIKQRQPFWMYGLEELRCDLTAFREAVKLEADGVPQARDVQYAVLFDRMFRFPVTGERVRNYDGLGGQLLFAYLHKHDVVRWTDNKLFIDWQRAPEVTNQLCADIEQLYRDGIDRPKLVHWFAGYELVSTYLAPHPGSKWAKGPDALDLSLPPRKLVDDVLPDEFPLSMFYEALSKKLRHVIASTRGITAENAERVAA; encoded by the coding sequence ATGACGGAAATTCTTGTGCAGGCGACATCGGGGGACCACGTTCCTCCCGTGACCAGGGTGGTGGAGCACCCGGCATGGCCTGTGCTCAAGGATGCCGTGGAGCGGATCCGGCCATGGCAGTCCAAGGACGGGTCGATCGACTTCGAGGCCGAGAGCGCGCCCGCGCGCGGGGACGCCGAGGCCGCCGTACGGCGTGTCGTCGAGGCGGTGCGGGAGCTGTCGCCGTCGCTGCCGCACGACGCCGACTACCACGCCGCCCTCGTCAAGGACCTCCGGCGCTGGTCCGAGGGCGGCTTCGAGGTGCCCGACTTCCTCGACTCCCTGCTGGCCTTCCAGCCCGCCGCCAACCGCGCGGACGGCCTCCAGCACCTGGTCGTCTTCCCGATGTACACGCAGAACGGCAACCCGGACCGCAATCTCGAGGCGGTCGTGCTGCGCATGGTCTGGCCCGAGTGGCTGGCCGAACTGGAGCGCACCCGCTACGACAATCCGCTGTTCTGCGGCATCAAGTTCGAGGACTTCACCGCCGGTTACGACACCAACTCGGCCGTGCTCTTCCCGGAGACGATCGCCGTGCGCGAGGCGCCGGAACGCTTCTCCTGGGGCGGTATCTTCTGCGACCGCGAGGCCGCCCGCTTCCGCCGGGTCACCGACGCCGCCGTCGACATCCTGGGCCTGGAACTGCCCGAGGACATCGCCGCGATGGTCCACGACCAGAAGCGCTGCGAGGAGGCCTTCGTGCTGTGGGACATGGTCCACGACCGCACCCACAGCCACGGCGACCTGCCCTTCGACCCCTTCATGATCAAGCAGCGCCAGCCGTTCTGGATGTACGGCCTCGAAGAGCTGCGCTGCGACCTCACCGCCTTCAGGGAGGCCGTGAAGCTGGAGGCGGACGGCGTGCCGCAGGCCCGTGACGTGCAGTACGCGGTCCTCTTCGACCGGATGTTCCGCTTCCCGGTCACCGGCGAGCGCGTGCGCAACTACGACGGGCTCGGCGGCCAGCTCCTCTTCGCCTACCTGCACAAGCACGACGTCGTCCGCTGGACCGACAACAAGCTGTTCATCGACTGGCAGCGCGCCCCCGAGGTCACCAACCAGCTGTGCGCCGACATCGAGCAGCTCTACCGCGACGGCATCGACCGCCCCAAGCTCGTCCACTGGTTCGCCGGCTACGAGCTGGTCTCCACCTACCTCGCCCCGCACCCGGGTTCCAAGTGGGCCAAGGGCCCCGACGCCCTCGACCTGTCGCTGCCGCCCCGGAAACTCGTCGACGACGTGCTTCCGGACGAGTTTCCGCTGAGCATGTTCTATGAGGCCCTCTCCAAGAAGCTTCGTCATGTGATCGCCTCGACCCGGGGTATCACTGCGGAGAACGCCGAGCGGGTCGCCGCGTGA
- a CDS encoding SDR family oxidoreductase, translated as MAGNGALSGAVIAVAGAGGPAGRAALLRLAEAGATVVGADNDPERLAEAVDAARYASGGASVTGEPVDLLDLQSTRDWAEHIEKDFGRVDGLVHLVGGWRGSETFIKSSLDDWDFLELLLIRTVQHTSLAFYEGLQRSDRGRYVLISAAGATKPSAGNASYAAAKAAAEAWTLALADAFRKTGGADGPRSAATILVVKALVHEAMRADRPNAKFAGFTDVRDLAEAIAGVWDKPAAEVNGNRLWLTEKP; from the coding sequence ATGGCGGGGAACGGAGCTCTCAGCGGTGCGGTGATCGCGGTGGCCGGCGCGGGCGGGCCCGCGGGCCGCGCGGCACTGCTGCGGCTGGCCGAGGCGGGTGCGACCGTCGTCGGCGCGGACAACGACCCGGAGCGGCTCGCGGAGGCCGTGGACGCGGCACGCTACGCGTCGGGCGGCGCCTCCGTCACCGGCGAGCCGGTCGACCTGCTGGACCTGCAATCCACCCGCGACTGGGCCGAGCACATCGAGAAGGACTTCGGCCGCGTCGACGGCCTGGTCCACCTCGTCGGCGGTTGGCGTGGCAGCGAGACCTTCATCAAGTCGAGCCTGGACGACTGGGACTTCCTGGAACTGCTGCTCATCCGCACCGTGCAGCACACCTCGCTCGCCTTCTACGAGGGCCTGCAGCGCAGTGACCGCGGCCGCTACGTCCTGATCAGCGCCGCCGGCGCGACGAAGCCGTCCGCGGGCAACGCCTCGTACGCCGCCGCCAAGGCCGCAGCCGAGGCCTGGACGCTCGCTCTCGCGGACGCCTTCCGCAAGACCGGGGGCGCCGACGGGCCGAGGTCCGCGGCTACGATCCTGGTGGTGAAGGCACTGGTGCACGAGGCCATGCGCGCCGATCGGCCCAACGCGAAGTTCGCGGGCTTCACGGACGTCAGGGACCTGGCCGAGGCCATCGCCGGTGTCTGGGACAAGCCCGCCGCCGAAGTGAACGGAAACCGTCTGTGGCTGACCGAGAAGCCGTGA
- a CDS encoding low specificity L-threonine aldolase, whose amino-acid sequence MNPPKTDARRHHDPQVRGFASDNYAGAHPEVLAALALANGGHQVAYGEDDYTENLQGIVRSHFGATAEAFPVFNGTGANVVALQAVTDRWGAVICAESAHINVDEGGAPERMGGLKLLAVPTPDGKLTPELIDKQAWGWEDEHRAMPQVVSITQSTELGTLYTPDEIRAICDHAHAHGMKVHLDGSRIANAAASLDVPMRTFTNAVGVDILSLGGTKNGALFGEAVVVINQDAVSHMKHLRKLSMQLASKMRFVSVQLEALLAKDLWLRNARHSNEMAQRLAEGVRAVHGVEILYPVQANGVFAKLPHDVSERLQKRFRFYFWDEAAGAVRWMCAFDTTEDDVDAFVAALKEEMAR is encoded by the coding sequence GTGAACCCCCCGAAGACCGACGCTCGTCGCCATCACGACCCGCAGGTCCGCGGTTTCGCCAGCGACAACTACGCCGGGGCCCACCCGGAGGTGCTCGCCGCCCTGGCCCTGGCCAACGGCGGGCACCAGGTCGCGTACGGCGAGGACGACTACACCGAGAACCTCCAGGGCATCGTCCGCAGCCACTTCGGCGCCACGGCCGAGGCGTTCCCGGTCTTCAACGGCACCGGCGCCAACGTCGTCGCGCTCCAGGCGGTCACCGACCGCTGGGGCGCGGTGATCTGCGCCGAGAGCGCGCACATCAACGTCGACGAGGGCGGTGCCCCCGAGCGCATGGGCGGCCTCAAGCTGCTCGCCGTGCCCACCCCGGACGGCAAGCTCACGCCCGAACTGATCGACAAGCAGGCCTGGGGCTGGGAGGACGAGCACCGCGCGATGCCGCAGGTCGTCTCGATCACCCAGTCCACGGAGCTCGGCACCCTCTACACGCCCGACGAGATCCGCGCGATCTGCGACCACGCCCACGCGCACGGCATGAAGGTCCACCTGGACGGCTCCCGCATAGCCAACGCGGCCGCTTCCCTCGACGTCCCGATGCGGACGTTCACCAACGCGGTCGGCGTCGACATCCTCTCCCTGGGCGGGACGAAGAACGGCGCACTGTTCGGTGAGGCGGTCGTGGTGATCAACCAGGACGCGGTCTCCCACATGAAGCACCTGCGCAAGCTGTCGATGCAGCTCGCCTCCAAGATGCGTTTCGTGTCGGTGCAGTTGGAGGCCCTGCTCGCCAAGGACCTCTGGCTGCGCAACGCCCGCCACTCCAACGAGATGGCCCAGCGCCTGGCCGAGGGCGTCCGCGCCGTCCACGGTGTCGAGATCCTCTACCCGGTCCAGGCCAACGGCGTCTTCGCCAAGCTCCCGCACGACGTGAGCGAGCGCCTCCAGAAGCGCTTCCGCTTCTACTTCTGGGACGAGGCCGCCGGCGCCGTCCGCTGGATGTGCGCCTTCGACACGACCGAGGACGACGTGGACGCGTTCGTGGCGGCGCTGAAGGAGGAGATGGCGCGCTAG
- a CDS encoding GNAT family N-acetyltransferase, producing the protein MDETQRGVRPRTDDDVEACVRVLAEVHRRDGYPVNWPARPGEWLSHGAALGSWVAELDGRVAGHVSLSRSTEDDLAPVLWSERNGTSGEQAAVVGRLFVAPQARGHGIGALLMGRAVAQAQHHGLHPVLDVVASDTAAAALYERLGWTRLATVEQRWSPSQVVAVHCYAA; encoded by the coding sequence GTGGACGAGACACAGCGCGGGGTCCGGCCGAGGACCGATGACGACGTCGAGGCATGCGTGCGGGTGCTGGCGGAGGTCCATCGCCGCGACGGCTATCCGGTGAACTGGCCTGCCCGGCCCGGCGAGTGGCTGTCGCATGGGGCGGCACTGGGCAGCTGGGTCGCCGAGCTGGACGGCCGTGTCGCGGGCCATGTCAGCCTCTCCCGCAGTACCGAAGACGACCTGGCCCCTGTCCTGTGGAGCGAGCGCAACGGCACGAGCGGGGAACAGGCCGCGGTGGTCGGCCGGTTGTTCGTCGCCCCGCAGGCGAGAGGGCACGGGATCGGTGCCCTGCTGATGGGCAGAGCGGTGGCGCAGGCCCAGCACCACGGTCTGCATCCGGTGCTCGACGTCGTCGCGTCCGACACCGCCGCGGCGGCCCTGTACGAACGGCTGGGCTGGACGAGGCTGGCCACGGTCGAACAGCGCTGGAGCCCGTCCCAGGTGGTCGCCGTACATTGCTACGCTGCATAA